Genomic window (Sphingosinicella microcystinivorans):
GCGCTCGTGCCGCCCGGCGCGGTGCCGTCGGAGCCGACGTCGACGCCGACCTGAACGACGCCGGAGAGCGAATAGACGAGGCCGGCGATCTTCGGCAGCGCGAGGTTGCTCGTGATCGTGCCGGAGATCTGACAGTTCCGAAGATCGGCAACGGTGCCGACGTTGGTCGTGCCCGTGGGGCAATCGTCCGGGGTCGGCGTCGGCGTGGGTGTCGGCGTTGGGGTCGGTGTGGGAGTCGGCGTCGGTGTGGGGGTCGGAGTCGGCGTCACGATGACGCCCTCGCCCGGGGAGGCAACGTCGTCGGCGCCGCAGGCGACGAGCGCGAGCGCGGAACCGAGCATCAGGAAACTGCGAAGATGTGACATTGAGACACCCCTTTGTGGTCGTTGGCGGCGAGGGCAGACGCTGCGAATCTCGTTTCGCGTCTGCGTGTTCCGAGGGGGACGCCTAGGGGTGATTCATGATGGAAATATTACAGATTTCGCAATGTTTTACGAATGGTTATTATGACAAGTTGAAGTAATACTTTAACATAAATGACGCCGTTTCGTCATCGCTCTGTCACACTCCCGGTCAGTCTGTGAAATCGACTTCGGCTTCATGGGGCGCGTCCCCCCGCAGGTAGCTGATCGTCACGCGCTTGGATTGTGCAAGCTCGTCCGCCAGCTCGATGATCTTCTCTTCGCTGTGCAGTCCCGCGCCGTTGATGGCGGTGACGATGTCGCCGTCGCGCAGGCCCGCGCGCCGGAAGAATGCCATGTCGGCGATCTTGCGGACACGGAAGCCGCGCGTCACCTCGCCCACTGTCTCGCGGACGAGCCCAAGCTGGAAGGCCAGCGTCTGGCGGCGCGCGTTGTCGCCGCCGTAGGCCGCGCGCGAAAGCGTCGGGATTTCGGCGGTCGCCTTCGTCGGTGCCGGTGCCTCGCCGTCCGCCGCCACGGCGGTCGCGGGGGGCGGAGCGCCGTCGAAGGACAGCAGCGGGATGCGAAGCCGCGTCCCGCCGCGTGCGACGATGATGTGGTCGGGCGCCGCGCGTTCGAGCGTGATGCCGGGCAGAATCTGGCGGCCGGCTATGATGCGCTGCTGCGCCGCGCTGCCGATGGAAACGATAGCTGCGCTCCCGAGCGTGCCGTGGACGCGCACCTCCGCGACGTCTGCCGGGGTCAGCGATAGCGCCGCGGGGAGGGTGGACGGCGGTGCGGCCACGGGCTGCGGCGGAGGCATGGGCACGGAAACGGGCGTGGGCGCGCTCTCGCCGCCCGGCCACAGGGCAAGCGCGGCCGCGCCGCCCGCCAGAAGCAGCGCCAGCGAAACCGCCCTGGGGTTGAGCCTCGGGTCAATTGTGATAGCCACGAGGGAGCCGGTTAGGCCGGCTGCGTGAC
Coding sequences:
- a CDS encoding PDZ domain-containing protein, with translation MAITIDPRLNPRAVSLALLLAGGAAALALWPGGESAPTPVSVPMPPPQPVAAPPSTLPAALSLTPADVAEVRVHGTLGSAAIVSIGSAAQQRIIAGRQILPGITLERAAPDHIIVARGGTRLRIPLLSFDGAPPPATAVAADGEAPAPTKATAEIPTLSRAAYGGDNARRQTLAFQLGLVRETVGEVTRGFRVRKIADMAFFRRAGLRDGDIVTAINGAGLHSEEKIIELADELAQSKRVTISYLRGDAPHEAEVDFTD